Proteins encoded within one genomic window of Paenarthrobacter sp. JL.01a:
- a CDS encoding LysR family transcriptional regulator, with protein sequence MEMDPRRLLVLLAVARTGGVLAAADELRITPSAVSQQLTKLESEAGQALLLRTPKGSVLTPAGLAMAEAGEEIERALNVARSRVQGQAEVAGVVRVGGFTSFMRTVVIPRLPEWRIQYPQLQIQLVEDAFPALMRLFRQRQLDAVVVEHDSTTSNQRPLAAGMVEEPLLDEPWKLVVPAGSLLTTDNLDLSRLPLPWLGVEPSAANIAVLGRLRHSTGAQIETIHQYQDTLTALALVAAGEGVAIVPTLALTGVVHDQVDILDVPGLGTRHIALRRFDRRRPTSLPLDTVARLLRESAAAFDTRSTS encoded by the coding sequence ATGGAAATGGACCCTCGTCGCCTGCTGGTTCTCCTCGCCGTAGCCCGTACCGGAGGGGTCCTCGCCGCTGCCGATGAGCTGCGCATTACGCCGTCGGCGGTGTCGCAGCAACTCACCAAATTGGAGAGCGAAGCGGGCCAGGCGCTGCTCCTCCGAACGCCCAAAGGCTCGGTCCTGACGCCCGCCGGGCTGGCGATGGCGGAGGCAGGGGAGGAGATAGAGCGCGCACTGAATGTGGCGCGGTCCCGCGTGCAGGGACAGGCTGAGGTTGCCGGCGTGGTGCGGGTGGGCGGCTTCACCAGCTTCATGCGGACTGTGGTGATCCCGCGGCTTCCCGAATGGCGTATCCAGTACCCCCAGCTCCAGATCCAGCTGGTTGAGGACGCCTTCCCGGCGCTTATGCGGCTGTTCCGTCAACGCCAGCTGGATGCAGTGGTGGTCGAACACGATTCCACCACCTCGAACCAGCGTCCCCTTGCCGCTGGAATGGTGGAAGAACCCCTGCTGGATGAGCCATGGAAGCTGGTGGTTCCGGCAGGGTCGCTGCTGACCACCGACAACCTGGACCTCAGCCGTTTGCCCCTCCCGTGGCTGGGGGTCGAGCCATCAGCGGCCAACATTGCCGTCCTCGGGCGCCTGCGCCATTCCACAGGAGCCCAGATCGAGACGATTCACCAGTACCAGGACACGCTTACTGCCCTCGCCTTGGTGGCGGCGGGGGAGGGTGTTGCAATCGTGCCCACTTTGGCTCTGACAGGCGTGGTCCATGATCAGGTGGACATCCTGGATGTGCCGGGTTTGGGGACCAGGCACATCGCCTTGCGTCGGTTCGACCGACGGCGGCCAACGAGCCTTCCCTTGGACACCGTGGCCCGCCTCCTGCGGGAATCGGCGGCGGCTTTTGATACGCGGTCGACTTCGTGA
- a CDS encoding LLM class flavin-dependent oxidoreductase: MPNPDRPLRKLGFLTIGLFDPADPAAGHRSTLDIIELGERLGFDSAWLRHRHLQFGISSPVAVMAAASQRTSRIELGTAVTPLGWENPLRLAEDLATVDLLSGGRINPGVSVGEPMHYDTVKHELYPDSADTEDFSYTRVDRFARLVAGEKVREFSGKQGVVEEFSNRVEPHSAGLRERLWYGAASLKSATWAGENGFNLLSSSVVFPGPDEVPDFAAVQQRQIRAFRDAAATAGRSPARVSQGLVVIPTDSASSAQREKYQRYVDERTPRTSAPQGPKRMMFAQDLIGSSEEIAEQLYAHLGFQEVDEVAFALPFSFEHEDYVQILTDIAEKLGPALGWTPAT, encoded by the coding sequence ATGCCCAACCCAGACCGCCCGCTCCGCAAGCTTGGATTCCTTACCATCGGGCTGTTTGACCCGGCGGATCCTGCTGCGGGCCACCGCTCAACCTTGGACATTATTGAACTCGGCGAGCGCCTGGGATTCGACAGTGCCTGGTTGCGCCACCGCCACCTGCAGTTCGGCATCTCGTCGCCCGTCGCGGTGATGGCGGCGGCCAGCCAGCGGACGTCCCGGATTGAACTGGGCACGGCAGTAACGCCGCTGGGCTGGGAAAACCCTTTGCGGCTTGCCGAAGACCTGGCCACGGTGGACCTGCTCAGTGGGGGTCGGATCAACCCGGGCGTCAGCGTAGGTGAACCGATGCACTATGACACCGTCAAACACGAGCTGTATCCGGATTCGGCAGATACCGAGGACTTCAGTTACACCCGCGTGGACCGCTTTGCCCGGCTGGTCGCGGGCGAAAAAGTTCGGGAGTTTTCGGGTAAACAGGGCGTTGTGGAGGAGTTCTCAAACCGCGTGGAACCGCACTCTGCCGGGTTGCGGGAACGGCTCTGGTACGGAGCAGCGAGCCTGAAGTCTGCAACGTGGGCCGGAGAGAACGGCTTCAACCTGCTCTCCAGCAGCGTCGTCTTCCCCGGACCGGATGAAGTACCGGACTTCGCCGCCGTACAGCAACGCCAGATCCGGGCGTTCAGGGACGCCGCAGCAACGGCCGGCCGCAGCCCGGCCCGGGTTTCACAGGGCCTGGTGGTGATTCCCACGGATTCGGCATCAAGCGCCCAGCGGGAAAAGTACCAGCGTTACGTTGACGAGCGAACACCCCGCACCAGCGCGCCCCAGGGACCAAAGCGCATGATGTTCGCGCAGGACCTCATCGGCAGCAGCGAAGAGATCGCCGAACAGCTGTACGCGCACCTGGGCTTCCAGGAGGTTGACGAGGTGGCGTTCGCGTTGCCGTTCAGCTTTGAGCACGAGGACTACGTACAGATCCTCACGGACATCGCAGAAAAGTTGGGGCCGGCGCTGGGGTGGACACCCGCGACGTAA
- a CDS encoding CHAT domain-containing protein translates to MDCDIELEIDTGSARGEYTVHVVRAPAGGHASGIFALDVDGIIVRLPQLEATVLASAVAARRTLPVAEVAVREVGQELFQALFTREVYGTYRASLGAAQHAGQQLRVVLRLAAPELATMPWETLFDPETETYLCQTEPLLRHVPAPDYNLNPLDVAPPLRILGIVASPRDLPALDVAAEKEHLGRALAGPASEGRVELVWTRSGTWDDVQSMLLAGPWHVVHFVGHGDYDSRTDEGRIALVGQDGRAAMVRAVRLMALLSVAAPRPRLVVLNSCSSGEMGQTDLFSGTASALVRSGIGAVAAMQFAISDSAAIAFSHGFYAAIANGRTVDEAARIGRISVMASPDGTLEWVTPALYVRGGSTQLFTLKGSPRVPASVEGTTAAAASGGQAAAGTQANTDQAMKRAQLRALYVQATAELRARRFDQAVELFEDLLTLEPGYRDAANQRDAARKRLELARIYREARQAEESADWLAAADGFALVLDDPEYPDAASRKQDCERKQRLADLEGELRYHSSQGSWEAVLDVSRELASLDPAAADPGGLATAARAEIEKTKPKEAPAPANSGSDNPEVRGSYTAVYQPPAPPRTPPSGTRPTPSPSPTPPRAVPLTGVPASNVGSSGPAVTQPRPAASKAQPPNPVPLAWGGAALAVAGGLGVGFAVYFLWLDDNYWYESGGDASLRIVYGLVAPLGYLLLAVAGLPDRTVMGRLVMAGVVVSGAVFGLSGLNYAVELTSVVFSFVHAGFGLWAGILALRAGESRLMGWLLLCATVSVPLVWVQDKGVFLESWYRTHAYFALIQLLVLCAAGVGFVLAARRLGAGSAERTGK, encoded by the coding sequence ATGGACTGTGACATCGAGCTGGAAATCGATACCGGCTCTGCACGCGGCGAATATACGGTGCACGTGGTTCGCGCACCGGCGGGCGGGCACGCGTCCGGCATCTTCGCCCTGGACGTGGACGGGATCATCGTCCGGCTTCCACAGCTTGAAGCGACAGTCCTGGCGTCCGCCGTCGCTGCCCGCCGCACGCTGCCGGTAGCGGAAGTGGCAGTCCGCGAAGTCGGCCAGGAACTGTTCCAAGCGCTCTTCACCCGCGAGGTTTACGGGACCTACCGAGCCAGTTTGGGTGCTGCCCAGCACGCGGGCCAGCAGCTCAGGGTTGTCCTCCGGCTGGCGGCTCCCGAGTTGGCGACCATGCCGTGGGAAACCCTGTTCGACCCCGAAACCGAGACCTACCTTTGCCAGACCGAGCCCTTGCTGCGGCATGTGCCCGCCCCCGACTACAACCTCAATCCCTTGGATGTGGCCCCGCCGTTGCGCATCCTGGGCATCGTGGCCTCACCCCGGGATCTGCCGGCCTTGGATGTCGCGGCCGAAAAGGAACATCTGGGCAGGGCACTTGCAGGACCGGCGTCGGAGGGACGTGTTGAACTGGTGTGGACCAGGAGCGGCACGTGGGATGACGTGCAATCGATGCTCCTCGCAGGCCCTTGGCACGTAGTCCACTTCGTTGGCCACGGCGACTATGACTCCCGGACGGACGAGGGCCGCATCGCCCTGGTGGGGCAGGACGGCCGCGCCGCAATGGTCCGCGCCGTGCGTTTGATGGCGTTGCTGAGCGTAGCCGCCCCCCGCCCGCGGCTCGTGGTGCTGAACTCGTGCTCCTCGGGCGAAATGGGCCAGACCGATCTCTTTTCCGGTACCGCCTCGGCCTTGGTCCGCAGCGGAATCGGTGCGGTCGCCGCGATGCAATTCGCCATCAGTGATTCCGCCGCAATCGCGTTCTCCCACGGCTTCTACGCCGCGATCGCCAACGGCCGCACGGTTGACGAGGCCGCCCGCATCGGCCGGATCTCAGTGATGGCCAGCCCGGACGGCACACTCGAATGGGTCACCCCGGCCCTCTACGTCCGGGGCGGATCCACGCAACTTTTCACGTTGAAGGGCTCCCCGCGCGTCCCGGCTTCGGTTGAAGGTACGACGGCGGCCGCGGCCTCGGGCGGTCAGGCTGCTGCAGGTACACAAGCGAACACAGACCAAGCCATGAAACGCGCCCAGTTGAGGGCGTTGTATGTGCAGGCAACTGCGGAACTGCGTGCGCGGCGATTCGACCAGGCCGTGGAACTGTTTGAGGACCTACTGACATTGGAACCCGGCTACCGGGACGCAGCAAACCAACGAGACGCTGCCCGCAAACGCCTGGAACTTGCCCGCATTTACCGCGAGGCCCGCCAGGCGGAAGAATCCGCCGACTGGTTGGCGGCTGCGGACGGTTTCGCCCTGGTCTTGGACGATCCCGAGTATCCCGATGCCGCGTCCCGGAAACAGGACTGCGAAAGAAAGCAACGCCTCGCCGATCTGGAGGGCGAACTGCGGTACCACTCCTCCCAAGGCTCGTGGGAGGCAGTGCTCGATGTGTCCCGTGAGCTGGCTTCGCTGGACCCGGCTGCGGCCGATCCCGGTGGGCTGGCAACTGCAGCACGGGCCGAAATCGAGAAGACCAAGCCAAAAGAAGCCCCCGCGCCGGCGAACTCCGGATCAGACAACCCTGAAGTCAGGGGTTCATACACTGCTGTCTACCAGCCCCCGGCGCCGCCCCGGACTCCCCCTTCGGGCACACGACCGACGCCCAGCCCAAGCCCCACGCCACCGCGCGCCGTGCCCCTGACTGGAGTCCCGGCGTCGAACGTTGGCAGTTCCGGTCCCGCCGTCACCCAACCGCGACCGGCGGCCTCGAAGGCGCAGCCGCCCAATCCCGTTCCCCTCGCCTGGGGCGGAGCCGCGCTGGCGGTGGCGGGCGGCCTGGGTGTGGGCTTTGCCGTCTATTTCCTGTGGCTGGATGACAACTACTGGTACGAGAGCGGCGGCGACGCCTCCCTCCGGATCGTCTACGGCCTGGTCGCGCCCTTGGGATACCTGCTGCTGGCCGTCGCGGGCCTTCCCGATCGCACCGTCATGGGCCGGTTGGTGATGGCTGGCGTGGTCGTCTCCGGGGCAGTCTTTGGGTTGTCGGGCCTGAATTACGCCGTGGAACTGACAAGCGTGGTGTTCAGTTTCGTGCACGCGGGCTTCGGTTTGTGGGCTGGAATCCTGGCCCTGCGCGCCGGGGAATCCAGGCTGATGGGATGGCTCCTGCTGTGCGCCACTGTTTCAGTGCCGCTGGTCTGGGTTCAGGACAAGGGAGTTTTCCTTGAGTCCTGGTACCGGACCCACGCGTACTTTGCCTTGATACAGCTTCTGGTGTTGTGTGCGGCCGGCGTGGGGTTTGTGCTGGCCGCCCGCCGACTGGGTGCAGGTTCGGCAGAAAGGACCGGGAAATGA
- a CDS encoding isocitrate lyase/phosphoenolpyruvate mutase family protein encodes MTEASIEARAEQLKALHEAPEILSVVNVWDAVSATAVAALPQTKTIATAGHSIAAAFGYKDGTMPLDVALSGVERIVNAVDLPVTADLDDGYEDPAETIRRAIGIGVVGANVEDRLRPFDEAVARVKAIIDAANAEGIAFQLNARTDAIVRGGDRPVRESIDDAIARGRAFLDAGAALVFVPGALNRETIEPLVEGLGRGKLSVIGAPGALPAAELQELGVARVSYGPFTQRVALRALQDLATNLYGSGVIPKDTPALN; translated from the coding sequence ATGACAGAAGCAAGCATCGAAGCCCGCGCGGAACAACTGAAGGCCCTTCATGAGGCACCTGAGATCCTGAGTGTCGTTAATGTTTGGGACGCCGTCAGTGCAACCGCCGTGGCCGCGCTCCCGCAGACAAAGACCATTGCCACGGCAGGACACTCCATCGCTGCCGCCTTTGGATACAAGGACGGAACCATGCCGTTGGATGTGGCGCTGAGCGGTGTGGAGAGGATCGTCAACGCTGTTGACCTCCCGGTCACTGCAGATCTCGACGACGGATATGAGGACCCGGCCGAAACCATCCGTCGCGCTATTGGCATCGGAGTGGTGGGCGCCAATGTCGAGGACCGCCTGCGGCCGTTCGACGAAGCAGTTGCCCGCGTGAAGGCGATCATTGACGCCGCCAACGCCGAGGGCATTGCCTTCCAGCTGAACGCACGGACTGACGCCATCGTCCGCGGCGGTGACCGTCCGGTCAGGGAAAGCATCGACGACGCCATCGCGCGGGGCCGGGCCTTCCTCGACGCCGGTGCCGCTCTGGTTTTCGTCCCCGGCGCACTGAACCGTGAGACCATCGAGCCCCTCGTTGAAGGCCTCGGCCGCGGCAAGCTCTCCGTGATCGGCGCTCCCGGAGCGTTGCCGGCCGCCGAACTTCAAGAACTCGGCGTAGCGCGTGTGTCCTACGGGCCGTTCACGCAGCGGGTCGCCCTGCGCGCCCTCCAGGACCTCGCCACCAACCTGTACGGTTCCGGCGTCATCCCGAAGGACACCCCTGCGCTGAACTAG
- a CDS encoding universal stress protein has product MAEEAFSGPIPLVVGVLPDQHVEVLQTARTLAEQLGVPLVCAYVDEASYLVEWDPARDTHRMSLHPEKDDAEVDAVREDLGKVIAEAMDGGTADWTLRLLAGDPARALGRLASDINASMIIVGSPEPGLGHRISEALNGSVAAWLSHHQRRPVLIVPQKKRHEAARKN; this is encoded by the coding sequence ATGGCTGAAGAGGCGTTCAGCGGCCCCATCCCCCTCGTGGTGGGCGTCCTTCCGGACCAGCACGTGGAGGTGCTGCAGACTGCCCGGACCCTCGCCGAGCAGCTCGGCGTGCCACTGGTGTGCGCCTACGTGGACGAGGCCAGCTACCTGGTGGAGTGGGACCCGGCCCGCGATACCCACCGGATGTCGCTGCACCCGGAAAAGGACGACGCCGAGGTGGACGCCGTCCGGGAAGATCTGGGGAAGGTCATCGCCGAAGCCATGGACGGCGGTACGGCCGATTGGACCCTGCGGTTGCTTGCCGGCGACCCCGCCCGTGCCTTGGGCCGGCTGGCCTCGGACATCAACGCCTCCATGATCATTGTGGGCTCACCGGAACCTGGCTTGGGACACCGCATTTCCGAGGCCCTCAATGGTTCGGTGGCCGCCTGGCTCAGTCATCACCAGCGCCGACCGGTCCTGATTGTGCCCCAGAAAAAGCGCCACGAAGCGGCCCGGAAAAACTAA
- a CDS encoding MFS transporter produces the protein MSADTPTVVPVAVPGNPLSNNPVSRWGGVFAMSFGAFAVVASEFMPVSLLTPMARDLQVSEGLVGQGIAISGLFAVLTSLSISTLTGRTNRRTLLIGLAALMGASGALIALAPGYLPFMVGRAAIGVVIGGFWSMSAATAIRLVAPSRVPRALAIVNGGNALATVLAAPLGSYLGSFIGWRGAFLCLVPVSAACVVWLWMSLPSLEAPTTRTNARDILAIFNAFKNRTVAWGMAACGTFFMGQFILFTYIRPFLETVTHVEVAFVSIVLLVMGVSGFAGTLLIGRFLGPGLQRTLMVIPAVMALIAVALVPVGAVFAVVVLLLALWGLLGTSAPVGWWSWVAQAMPHNAEQGGGLMVAVVQTCIALGSTLGGVLFDSLGFESTFLASAVVLVVAAFLASRLNMAPTPNRG, from the coding sequence ATGTCAGCAGATACACCCACGGTGGTGCCCGTAGCGGTGCCCGGGAACCCTCTAAGCAATAACCCGGTGAGCCGTTGGGGAGGTGTGTTCGCCATGTCCTTCGGGGCTTTCGCCGTCGTAGCCTCTGAATTCATGCCCGTCAGCCTCCTGACTCCCATGGCCCGCGACCTACAGGTTTCCGAAGGGCTGGTGGGACAGGGAATTGCGATATCGGGCCTGTTCGCCGTCCTCACAAGTCTTTCGATTTCCACGCTGACCGGAAGGACGAACCGGCGCACGCTGCTGATCGGCCTCGCCGCCCTGATGGGTGCCTCGGGAGCCCTGATAGCGCTGGCGCCAGGTTACTTGCCCTTCATGGTGGGCCGGGCAGCCATTGGGGTGGTCATCGGCGGATTCTGGTCAATGTCCGCAGCCACGGCGATACGGCTGGTGGCTCCGTCGCGGGTCCCCCGTGCTCTGGCGATAGTCAACGGAGGCAACGCCCTGGCCACCGTTCTGGCAGCGCCTCTTGGCAGCTACTTGGGTTCCTTCATCGGATGGCGGGGAGCGTTTCTCTGTCTCGTGCCAGTCTCCGCGGCATGTGTGGTGTGGCTCTGGATGTCCCTGCCGTCCCTGGAAGCACCGACCACCAGGACCAACGCCCGCGACATCCTCGCGATCTTCAACGCTTTCAAGAACCGGACTGTCGCGTGGGGCATGGCCGCCTGCGGGACTTTCTTCATGGGGCAGTTCATCCTGTTCACCTACATCAGGCCCTTCCTGGAAACCGTCACCCATGTGGAAGTGGCCTTTGTTTCCATTGTTCTCCTCGTCATGGGTGTGTCCGGATTTGCCGGGACACTCCTCATCGGCCGTTTCCTGGGACCCGGCTTGCAGCGGACGCTCATGGTGATTCCCGCCGTCATGGCCCTCATTGCGGTTGCCCTCGTTCCCGTCGGTGCGGTTTTCGCCGTCGTCGTTCTTTTGCTGGCCCTTTGGGGCCTGTTGGGGACCTCGGCTCCGGTGGGCTGGTGGAGCTGGGTAGCGCAAGCGATGCCCCACAACGCCGAACAAGGCGGCGGGCTCATGGTGGCCGTGGTCCAGACCTGCATCGCCCTGGGTTCCACTCTTGGCGGGGTCCTGTTCGACTCGCTCGGCTTTGAAAGCACATTCCTTGCCAGTGCCGTGGTGCTGGTGGTGGCGGCGTTCCTTGCGTCTAGGCTGAACATGGCACCAACTCCCAACCGAGGATGA
- a CDS encoding CU044_2847 family protein, producing the protein MSRLVEFSTDDGGTVVVEVASGAGSLVTRGGVHAADHSGVFARAQQTFERALAHVRPAVQGVIDELLSLENRPDELSVEFGIDLHAEAGAFIASASTASNFKVRLTWNKPAPTAPPN; encoded by the coding sequence ATGAGCAGGCTGGTTGAATTCAGCACCGACGACGGCGGCACGGTAGTTGTCGAGGTGGCCAGCGGGGCCGGGAGCCTGGTGACCAGGGGTGGCGTCCACGCGGCCGATCATTCGGGGGTTTTCGCGAGGGCCCAGCAGACCTTCGAACGGGCCTTGGCGCATGTCCGGCCGGCGGTGCAGGGCGTGATCGACGAACTCCTGAGCCTCGAAAACCGTCCGGATGAGCTCAGTGTGGAGTTCGGGATCGATTTGCATGCCGAGGCCGGGGCCTTCATAGCCTCCGCCAGCACTGCATCCAACTTCAAGGTGCGGCTGACGTGGAACAAGCCCGCCCCAACCGCGCCGCCCAACTAG
- a CDS encoding CBU_0592 family membrane protein, which produces MELLWEITGWAGAAAMLCAYMTVSMGWIKPGTTFQAANLFGSCAFIINGTLHGAWPSVATNVAWFLISAVALLRMRNQQPDAVVEAEPIVVPAYVTTDTGTQPVIPHPAPVANCA; this is translated from the coding sequence ATGGAGCTGCTCTGGGAAATTACCGGTTGGGCCGGCGCTGCAGCGATGCTTTGCGCCTACATGACGGTGTCCATGGGCTGGATCAAGCCGGGCACGACGTTCCAGGCCGCGAACCTTTTTGGCTCCTGCGCCTTCATCATCAACGGCACGCTCCACGGAGCCTGGCCCTCGGTGGCCACCAACGTGGCGTGGTTCCTCATCTCGGCGGTCGCCCTGCTGAGGATGCGCAACCAGCAACCTGACGCAGTCGTCGAGGCGGAACCGATCGTCGTCCCGGCCTACGTCACCACGGATACGGGCACGCAGCCTGTTATCCCGCACCCCGCTCCTGTCGCCAACTGCGCGTAA